From the Simkaniaceae bacterium genome, one window contains:
- the fabD gene encoding ACP S-malonyltransferase: MRHRKIAIIFPGQGAQYPGMGLDFYENRNAAKEVFQMADELMGENFSRTIFEGDAQELSQTQISQPAIYITSYALYRSLITEIPEVAPYCVGGLSLGEYTALAVSNRLTFDHGLKLVQARGAYMQEASERNPGTLAAVLGIDEPQVTEVLRPFQEQGARIWIANMNCPGQVVIAGEKPAIQVVEPVLKDRGAKRIIFLDVSGAFHTPLMKPAQDRLAPMIEAVSMNDSPIKFTSNVTGGFVSNISEIKHNLIAQVASPTRWESNIRAMQADGVELFIEVGCGKSLAGMNRKIQPGAPTVSVDKLSDLKNVELALNGQTVNNS, from the coding sequence ATGAGACATCGCAAAATTGCCATTATTTTTCCCGGTCAAGGAGCTCAATATCCCGGAATGGGACTTGATTTTTACGAAAATCGCAATGCTGCTAAAGAAGTCTTCCAAATGGCGGATGAGCTGATGGGTGAAAATTTTTCAAGGACGATTTTTGAGGGCGATGCTCAAGAGCTTAGCCAAACGCAAATCAGTCAGCCCGCCATCTATATTACCAGTTATGCTCTCTACCGATCTTTAATAACGGAAATCCCTGAAGTTGCACCATATTGCGTAGGCGGGCTTAGTTTAGGTGAGTATACGGCTCTTGCCGTATCCAATCGTCTAACGTTTGATCATGGCCTTAAGCTTGTTCAAGCTAGAGGCGCTTACATGCAAGAGGCTTCAGAGAGAAATCCCGGAACGCTTGCTGCGGTTTTAGGGATTGATGAACCCCAAGTAACGGAAGTTTTACGCCCTTTTCAGGAACAAGGCGCTCGCATTTGGATAGCAAATATGAATTGTCCGGGGCAGGTTGTTATTGCCGGAGAAAAACCTGCGATCCAAGTTGTAGAACCCGTTTTGAAAGATCGCGGTGCAAAACGCATCATTTTTCTTGATGTTTCAGGGGCATTTCACACTCCATTGATGAAGCCGGCACAAGATCGATTAGCTCCTATGATTGAAGCGGTTTCAATGAATGATAGCCCAATTAAATTTACATCAAATGTCACAGGCGGATTTGTCAGCAACATCAGCGAAATTAAGCACAATCTCATAGCTCAAGTGGCTTCTCCGACTCGATGGGAAAGTAATATTCGAGCAATGCAGGCTGATGGAGTGGAGTTGTTTATTGAGGTGGGATGCGGTAAATCCCTTGCAGGGATGAACCGTAAAATTCAACCGGGGGCTCCAACTGTTAGTGTGGATAAGCTATCTGACCTAAAAAATGTCGAATTGGCGTTAAATGGACAGACGGTTAATAATTCTTAA
- a CDS encoding ketoacyl-ACP synthase III, with amino-acid sequence MKAKIIATSSYLPKKILSNADLEKIVETTDEWITSRTGMKERRIAAEGEYTSDMGIKAAQSALEKAGLSATDVDLIIVATLTPDYTFPSTACLIQNAIQATHAAALDVQAACSGFIYGLSIAKAYIESGTYRNILLIASEKLSSIVNYEDRATCILFGDGAAAALISSEGKGLLIDHVVLGADGSLTEILKMPGGGSRYPATQETVDQKMHYIHMEGRETFKHAVRRMEAASVECVDKAGIDEVHWMVPHQANVRIIEAIAKRFKLPMERVYLTIHKYGNTSASSIGIALDELLGENKISSGENILLTAFGAGLTWGSAVLTQQS; translated from the coding sequence ATGAAAGCGAAAATCATTGCGACTAGCTCTTATTTGCCAAAGAAAATTTTATCTAATGCCGACCTTGAAAAAATAGTTGAGACGACAGATGAATGGATCACTTCTCGTACGGGAATGAAGGAGAGGCGTATTGCCGCTGAGGGGGAATACACTTCAGATATGGGGATTAAGGCCGCTCAATCAGCCCTTGAAAAAGCAGGTCTTTCCGCTACAGATGTCGACCTAATTATTGTGGCAACTCTAACGCCTGACTATACATTTCCAAGTACGGCCTGTCTGATTCAAAATGCAATACAGGCAACTCATGCTGCGGCTTTAGATGTTCAGGCCGCTTGCTCGGGCTTTATTTATGGTTTATCTATTGCTAAGGCATATATTGAATCGGGAACGTATCGCAATATCCTTCTTATTGCTTCGGAAAAACTATCTTCTATTGTGAACTATGAAGATCGAGCGACCTGTATTTTATTTGGGGATGGGGCTGCAGCAGCGCTTATTTCAAGTGAAGGAAAAGGGCTACTCATTGATCATGTCGTCCTTGGGGCAGACGGATCATTGACGGAAATTTTAAAAATGCCGGGAGGGGGATCGCGATATCCGGCAACTCAGGAAACAGTCGATCAGAAAATGCACTACATTCACATGGAAGGAAGAGAGACGTTTAAACATGCCGTCCGTCGAATGGAAGCAGCTTCCGTCGAGTGTGTAGATAAGGCGGGGATTGATGAAGTACATTGGATGGTTCCCCATCAAGCTAATGTGCGTATTATTGAGGCGATCGCAAAACGATTTAAATTGCCGATGGAGCGTGTTTATTTGACAATCCACAAATATGGAAATACATCAGCTTCTTCTATCGGGATAGCTCTCGATGAACTTTTAGGAGAAAATAAAATTTCTTCAGGTGAAAATATTCTTTTAACGGCATTTGGAGCCGGCCTCACTTGGGGCTCAGCTGTTTTAACGCAACAATCATAA
- the recR gene encoding recombination mediator RecR — protein sequence MKRYPQPLNALISYFKKFPGVGQKSAERFAFHLLNWKESDIQKFSSHLSLLKTQINPCLECSAFLEDGKCPFCDSTDRDQKSLCILSSVKDVYAIEETHIFNGLYHIIPKLLSPLDGDYEEQIKTDLIKERVQKRGIREMIIALDSTLEGDATALYIKGELENMNLVISRLAFGLPLGSSLDFVDEGTLNRAILGRQPL from the coding sequence ATGAAAAGGTACCCCCAGCCCCTCAATGCCTTGATCTCCTATTTTAAAAAATTTCCCGGTGTCGGGCAAAAATCGGCAGAGAGATTTGCTTTTCACCTTTTGAACTGGAAAGAGAGTGATATTCAAAAATTTTCTAGCCATTTAAGCCTTTTGAAAACCCAAATCAACCCCTGCTTAGAATGCTCTGCTTTTTTAGAAGATGGAAAATGCCCCTTTTGCGACTCTACTGATCGCGATCAAAAATCTCTTTGTATTTTATCCTCAGTCAAAGATGTCTATGCCATAGAAGAAACACATATTTTTAATGGGTTATATCATATTATCCCCAAACTCTTATCCCCTCTTGACGGCGACTATGAAGAGCAAATCAAAACGGATCTCATTAAAGAAAGAGTTCAAAAAAGAGGTATAAGGGAAATGATCATCGCCCTTGATTCGACTTTGGAAGGAGATGCAACGGCACTCTATATTAAAGGCGAACTTGAAAATATGAACCTTGTCATTTCCCGGCTAGCCTTTGGCCTCCCGCTTGGAAGTTCACTTGATTTTGTAGATGAAGGAACGCTTAATCGAGCTATTTTAGGAAGGCAACCTCTTTAA